One Sphingobacteruim zhuxiongii DNA window includes the following coding sequences:
- a CDS encoding RagB/SusD family nutrient uptake outer membrane protein yields MKKISYLKYMVFSLAVLTTACSKNFLEDPSPKNGDLTETIIFSSKAGARSALTGIYWILRSEDFNGYGGASGGAGVLTNRGLQTSMFHFEMKGNDFLDIYGGTYWWGNEATWKEGYYNRDANGSRTVQIWDMFYAVINNANAVIKYVPELPDASEDEKKQLIAEAKALRAYSYFWLARVYQKSYAQNPDNPGVPIYTEPANKETYGNPRASLKEVYNLVVSDIEFAVANLSATRNEKYEINKNVAQGIAAMIYQELAMSDPAQWDKVINNAKEAMTGYPLMTNSQYKQGFNNLSNGEWIWGLPVPNDQSLTYYSIYSFLDQTNGYYKNIYATSELYDLYSATDERRSLLVNPGYGPAYPLYQNYTNKFKSRTAGVMEGDIIILRSAQLLLIEAEAYIHKNEFQKAVDKMYELQKLRDPQAVKLSTALSKSQLLDEVIKERRRELYGENGGVYFDYKRLQKTFKRTGNNPFLVEIQPSDVRWLLRIPQKEINSNTSLTEADQNP; encoded by the coding sequence ATGAAAAAAATAAGCTATCTCAAATATATGGTCTTCAGCTTGGCAGTCTTAACGACCGCATGTAGCAAAAACTTCTTAGAAGACCCTAGTCCAAAAAATGGCGACTTAACAGAAACCATTATCTTTTCTTCAAAAGCTGGCGCTCGTTCAGCCTTGACCGGCATCTACTGGATACTTCGCAGTGAGGATTTCAATGGTTATGGTGGTGCTAGTGGTGGTGCTGGTGTCCTTACCAATCGTGGACTTCAAACCAGTATGTTTCACTTTGAAATGAAGGGTAATGACTTTTTAGATATTTATGGGGGCACCTATTGGTGGGGTAACGAAGCGACATGGAAAGAAGGTTACTATAACCGCGATGCCAATGGCTCTCGTACCGTACAGATCTGGGACATGTTTTACGCCGTTATAAACAATGCGAATGCGGTTATCAAATACGTGCCGGAGCTACCGGATGCTAGTGAAGACGAAAAGAAACAGTTAATCGCTGAAGCGAAAGCCCTTCGCGCCTACAGTTATTTTTGGTTAGCACGCGTGTACCAAAAGTCCTATGCTCAAAATCCGGACAATCCAGGTGTTCCAATTTATACAGAACCGGCAAATAAAGAAACATATGGAAATCCTAGAGCATCGTTGAAAGAAGTCTACAATCTTGTAGTATCGGATATTGAGTTCGCTGTTGCAAATTTGAGCGCAACCCGTAACGAGAAATATGAGATTAATAAAAATGTTGCTCAGGGTATTGCGGCAATGATTTATCAAGAGTTGGCGATGTCCGATCCTGCCCAATGGGATAAGGTTATCAACAATGCAAAAGAAGCCATGACAGGATATCCTTTAATGACAAACAGCCAGTATAAGCAAGGTTTTAACAACCTATCAAATGGCGAATGGATTTGGGGACTTCCAGTTCCTAATGATCAATCATTGACTTATTACTCCATCTATTCTTTCTTGGATCAAACCAATGGTTACTATAAGAACATCTACGCAACATCGGAGTTGTATGATCTATATTCAGCTACTGATGAACGCAGATCATTGTTAGTAAATCCAGGCTATGGCCCCGCTTACCCTCTGTATCAAAATTATACCAACAAGTTTAAGTCTAGAACTGCAGGTGTGATGGAGGGGGATATTATTATCCTACGTTCCGCGCAATTGTTGTTAATTGAGGCGGAAGCTTATATTCACAAGAATGAGTTTCAGAAAGCGGTGGATAAAATGTATGAGCTTCAGAAACTACGCGACCCGCAGGCGGTGAAGCTTTCTACAGCTTTGAGTAAAAGTCAACTCCTAGATGAGGTTATTAAAGAGCGTCGTAGAGAGCTTTACGGTGAAAACGGAGGTGTTTATTTTGATTATAAGCGCTTACAAAAAACGTTTAAACGTACCGGAAATAACCCTTTCTTAGTTGAAATACAGCCATCCGATGTACGTTGGTTACTACGCATTCCTCAAAAGGAAATTAATTCAAACACCTCGCTTACAGAAGCAGATCAAAATCCTTAA
- a CDS encoding SusC/RagA family TonB-linked outer membrane protein, with protein MNKRLLTCVVLSVFAGNYAFGQSKIINGRILDKQNNSPISGVTVRNATQNLSTQTDANGNFSIKANNGDQIETTFIGYAFQFVKWDGKSTLSLALEKNDAQIDEVIVTGYGNTNKKAFTGSASVIDRDKMKDLQSTSISDVLQGNASGVLAIGTTGQPGEDAQIRIRGIGSYNASSAPLILLDGAPYNGSLNSINPSDIESMTVLKDASSTSIYGSRAANGIINIVTRKGKGKPRFDVNMITGVSSRAVKEYETVDERQYYELTWLAYRNDAKVDPSLLATQQVATVEDYATKLTLNNLRYNPFDIAQPFDANGKILSNAKLRWSESWMDEMIHNGIRQDINASISGADAEDKTNYFIGGGYLKDEGIVKKSNFIRYTGRVNLSSKITDWFEVGANSTFAKSDQNYPSQGTAYASDAMYFARGIAPIYPVHLVDFTTGEFIKDANGNLIYDFGNNTAVLGELRDSRYRRTFGEGQNVAATADLNPISNSRTTATGLAYANIKFHRTLSFKTLYNMNYNSVQQDQFWNPFYGDGTTTNGYSYRGITNLLTQNFTNTLTYDNHFNDVHHLNIVGGMESYKYKAQFLSGERTGYTFSNPTELDYGTTQSSNGNTNENRLESYFARMSYDYGEKYHFTGSLRRDGSTRFHKDHRWGTFYAVGASWNIDQEDFLKDVTYLSMLKPKISYGTSGNQALPGSFPYLGTYSAGANVGPASGSIINTLSNPLLSWEKTSQLDVGIDYGFLNDRITGSFTYFDRRSNNLLFERPMPTSSGVGSIADNVGGVKNHGFEFDISTTNIKRADFTWSTSFNITKLNNTITEAAPGTQQVVGNSWYNYYIRDFIGVDPADGAAMWYKDDANGNKVSTKNYNEATYYHMGNRLQDFTGGLSSMLKYKNIDFSILASFGIGGDYYDSNYQSLMNGIRGLGGNASVDVAKSWMDEGNKGDGNTPLLITQQNYGNSSSTRFFYDHTFVRVRNITVGYNFSPTLMEKAKLRSARIYFSAQNPFTFFPDAPRGADPDAGLNAQASNNNTTANKFISFGINVGI; from the coding sequence ATGAACAAAAGACTACTAACCTGTGTGGTTCTTTCTGTTTTTGCTGGCAATTATGCTTTTGGCCAAAGCAAAATCATTAACGGTCGAATTCTCGACAAACAGAACAATAGCCCTATCAGTGGGGTAACGGTTCGAAATGCCACGCAAAATCTAAGCACACAAACAGATGCTAATGGAAATTTCAGCATCAAAGCAAACAATGGGGATCAAATTGAAACAACGTTTATTGGCTATGCTTTTCAATTTGTTAAATGGGACGGTAAATCAACACTCTCACTAGCATTGGAGAAAAACGATGCGCAAATTGACGAAGTGATTGTTACTGGCTACGGAAATACGAACAAAAAAGCATTTACCGGATCAGCTTCAGTTATCGACCGAGATAAGATGAAAGATCTGCAATCCACCAGCATTAGCGATGTATTGCAAGGAAATGCCTCAGGAGTTTTAGCAATCGGTACCACAGGACAGCCGGGTGAAGATGCTCAGATACGTATCCGCGGAATTGGTTCTTACAACGCAAGTAGCGCTCCTTTGATCTTATTAGACGGCGCACCTTACAACGGAAGCTTAAATAGTATTAACCCTTCCGATATTGAATCGATGACCGTTTTAAAGGATGCCTCTTCGACGTCAATCTATGGTTCTCGCGCAGCAAATGGTATTATCAACATCGTCACAAGAAAAGGTAAAGGCAAACCACGTTTCGATGTTAATATGATCACTGGTGTCTCTTCTCGTGCAGTTAAAGAATACGAAACTGTAGATGAGCGTCAGTACTATGAATTGACTTGGCTTGCTTACCGAAACGACGCCAAGGTAGACCCAAGTTTATTAGCGACACAGCAAGTTGCAACGGTTGAAGATTATGCAACTAAACTTACCTTAAACAACCTTCGTTACAACCCTTTTGACATCGCACAACCTTTTGACGCCAATGGTAAAATTCTTTCGAATGCCAAATTACGTTGGAGCGAAAGCTGGATGGATGAAATGATTCATAATGGAATTCGTCAAGATATCAATGCAAGCATTTCAGGTGCTGATGCGGAGGATAAAACCAACTATTTTATTGGTGGTGGATATCTAAAAGATGAAGGTATCGTTAAGAAGTCAAACTTTATTCGTTATACGGGGCGTGTAAATCTGAGTAGTAAAATTACCGATTGGTTTGAAGTCGGAGCAAATTCTACTTTTGCGAAGTCTGATCAGAATTACCCATCTCAAGGTACTGCTTATGCGTCCGATGCCATGTATTTTGCGCGTGGAATAGCGCCAATCTATCCAGTGCATTTGGTTGACTTTACAACTGGCGAGTTTATAAAAGACGCAAACGGCAATTTGATTTATGATTTCGGAAATAACACCGCTGTACTTGGCGAATTACGTGACAGTCGCTATAGAAGAACATTTGGCGAGGGCCAAAACGTAGCAGCAACTGCTGACTTAAACCCAATTAGCAATAGTCGTACAACGGCAACAGGACTAGCCTATGCAAACATCAAATTCCATAGAACATTAAGTTTCAAAACCTTGTATAACATGAACTATAATTCCGTTCAGCAAGATCAGTTTTGGAATCCATTTTATGGTGATGGAACAACAACTAATGGCTACTCTTACCGCGGCATTACAAATCTACTGACGCAAAACTTCACGAATACCCTGACCTACGATAATCATTTTAACGATGTTCATCATTTGAACATTGTCGGAGGTATGGAATCATACAAATACAAGGCGCAATTCTTGTCTGGCGAGCGCACAGGCTATACTTTCTCTAACCCGACAGAACTGGATTATGGAACTACGCAATCTTCTAACGGTAATACAAATGAGAATCGTTTAGAAAGTTACTTTGCGCGTATGAGCTATGACTACGGCGAGAAGTACCATTTTACAGGATCGTTACGTCGTGATGGTTCAACACGCTTTCATAAAGATCACCGTTGGGGAACGTTCTATGCTGTGGGAGCATCTTGGAATATTGATCAAGAAGACTTCTTAAAAGATGTGACCTACTTATCTATGCTTAAACCAAAGATTTCTTATGGTACGTCTGGAAATCAAGCATTACCTGGTAGTTTCCCATATTTAGGCACCTACTCTGCTGGCGCCAATGTCGGTCCTGCTAGTGGTAGTATTATCAATACGCTATCCAACCCATTGTTATCTTGGGAAAAAACTAGTCAATTAGATGTTGGTATCGATTATGGATTCTTAAACGATCGCATTACAGGTTCATTCACATACTTTGATCGCCGATCAAACAATCTATTATTTGAACGTCCTATGCCTACATCTTCTGGAGTTGGTTCAATCGCCGACAACGTAGGTGGAGTTAAAAACCATGGTTTTGAATTTGATATTAGCACAACGAATATCAAAAGAGCAGATTTTACCTGGTCAACGTCTTTTAACATTACAAAATTAAATAATACAATTACTGAAGCCGCACCAGGCACTCAGCAAGTTGTTGGAAATAGCTGGTATAACTATTATATCAGAGATTTTATTGGAGTTGACCCTGCAGATGGTGCAGCAATGTGGTATAAAGATGACGCGAATGGCAATAAAGTTTCTACGAAGAACTATAACGAAGCAACTTATTATCACATGGGAAATCGACTACAAGACTTCACGGGTGGTTTAAGTTCCATGTTAAAATATAAGAATATTGATTTCTCGATTCTTGCTTCCTTCGGTATCGGTGGCGACTATTACGATAGCAACTATCAATCCTTGATGAACGGTATTCGTGGTTTAGGAGGCAATGCTTCAGTCGATGTTGCAAAAAGCTGGATGGATGAAGGCAATAAAGGTGATGGAAATACTCCACTTTTGATAACTCAACAAAACTATGGAAATAGTTCATCGACGAGATTCTTTTATGATCACACCTTCGTTCGCGTAAGAAACATTACTGTGGGATATAACTTTAGTCCGACCTTGATGGAGAAAGCTAAACTTAGATCGGCACGCATTTATTTCTCAGCACAGAATCCGTTTACATTCTTTCCTGATGCTCCACGCGGTGCGGATCCAGATGCAGGCTTAAATGCACAAGCATCAAACAACAATACAACAGCGAATAAATTCATCTCTTTCGGTATTAATGTCGGAATCTAA
- a CDS encoding NAD(P)/FAD-dependent oxidoreductase has protein sequence MENLGKYDVIIIGGSYAGLSAGMALGRSLRQVLIIDSGSPCNQQTPHSHNFITQDGQKPSVIASIAKEQVLQYPTVEYINAFATNGIRNGKSFVIQTDRGERFESDKLLFATGIKDIMPAIGGFAEAWAKSIVHCPYCHGYEIRNKKTGILLNGAKAFHMASLLNNLTDQITILTAGEPDFTQEQLAKFKKHNIAIVEKKVKEIEQQDGQIAQVLFEDNSRLALDALYAGLPFEQHSEIPKQLGCETTEEGYIKVDGFQKTTVDGVFACGDNSSMMRSVSNAVATGGVAGAMLNKELVDDRF, from the coding sequence ATGGAAAATTTAGGAAAATATGATGTCATCATCATCGGTGGGAGCTATGCCGGGCTTTCGGCAGGAATGGCGCTTGGTCGATCCTTGCGTCAAGTGCTAATAATTGATAGCGGTAGTCCCTGTAATCAGCAAACGCCACACTCGCATAACTTCATAACGCAGGATGGTCAAAAGCCTAGTGTGATAGCAAGTATCGCTAAGGAACAAGTATTACAATATCCTACTGTTGAATATATTAATGCTTTTGCAACAAACGGTATTCGAAATGGAAAAAGTTTTGTAATTCAGACAGATCGAGGAGAACGGTTCGAATCTGACAAGCTACTGTTTGCTACAGGTATTAAAGATATTATGCCAGCGATAGGTGGCTTTGCTGAAGCATGGGCGAAATCAATTGTCCATTGCCCATATTGCCATGGGTATGAAATTAGAAATAAGAAGACCGGTATTCTATTAAATGGGGCAAAAGCTTTCCATATGGCATCCTTGCTGAATAATTTAACTGATCAAATTACTATTTTGACTGCAGGTGAACCTGATTTTACACAAGAGCAGCTTGCAAAATTCAAAAAGCATAATATAGCTATCGTTGAAAAGAAAGTAAAGGAGATTGAACAGCAGGATGGACAGATTGCTCAGGTGTTGTTTGAAGATAATAGTCGGTTAGCGCTAGATGCGCTCTACGCGGGTCTCCCTTTTGAACAGCATTCTGAAATACCTAAACAACTTGGCTGTGAAACCACCGAAGAGGGCTATATCAAAGTGGATGGCTTTCAGAAAACAACAGTTGATGGTGTTTTTGCATGTGGAGACAACAGTTCAATGATGCGATCGGTGTCAAATGCTGTAGCAACAGGAGGGGTAGCAGGAGCTATGCTGAACAAGGAATTGGTAGATGATCGTTTTTAA